Proteins from a single region of Pungitius pungitius chromosome 4, fPunPun2.1, whole genome shotgun sequence:
- the mrpl46 gene encoding 39S ribosomal protein L46, mitochondrial isoform X2 — MAAPCRRMAGVTLLHFRCFSRAAVGSAGFRQLSSSSVCRVTLQTKSQTEKRPSPWTLMAAVCLQRLPVISADCSPIEQQFRHMMQQMELEKSLLSDHELQLLEDSERISRKQADDYDSDEEDNRGDQEIVLAQDLEDSWEQKLQKFQPGLRVKADVDEDLTSSERCLADPLVLVAEQQVGGDKLWLLPQARWQEGETLRQTAERALHSLPAGLEATFLGNAPCGLYKYKLPKAARTESAVGTKVFFFKAILSGSGAPAAPSASLLWAKKSELQRYLKPAYMMKVERFVLAL; from the exons ATGGCTGCGCCCTGTAGAAGGATGGCTGGTGTAACTCTCTTACATTTTCGGTGCTTTAGCAGGGCAGCAGTTGGGAGCGCTGGGTTTCGTCAGTTGTCCAGCTCTTCTGTGTGTCGGGTGACTTTGCAAACCAAAAGTCAAACGGAAAAACGTCCATCTCCGTGGACTCTGATGGCAGCCGTTTGTCTGCAAAGGCTTCCGGTCATATCAGCGGACTGCAGCCCGATAGAGCAGCAGTTCAGACACATGATGCAGCAG ATGGAGCTAGAGAAAAGCCTGCTGTCGGACCATGAGCTGCAGCTCCTGGAGGACTCTGAGAGGATCAGTCGCAAGCAGGCGGACGATTACGACTCTGACGAGGAGGACAACCGCGGCGACCAGGAGATCGTGTTGGCTCAGGACCTGGAAGACTCTTGGGAGCAGAAGCTTCAAAAGTTCCAGCCCGGgttgagggtcaaag CTGACGTGGATGAGGACTTGACCTCGTCGGAGCGCTGCCTGGCCGACCCGCTGGTCCTCGTGGCCGAGCAGCAGGTCGGCGGCGACAAGCTGTGGCTGCTGCCTCAGGCGCGGTGGCAGGAAGGAGAAACGCTGCGGCAGACGGCCGAGAGAGCCCTGCATTCCCTGCCAG CCGGCCTCGAGGCGACCTTCCTCGGCAACGCCCCCTGTGGACTCTACAAGTACAAATTGCCCAAAGCCGCTCGGACGGAGAGCGCGGTGGGAACAAAGGTGTTCTTCTTCAAAGCCATCCTGTCCGGCAGCGGGGCCCCCGCCGCCCCGAGCGCTTCTCTTCTGTGGGCGAAGAAAAGCGAGCTGCAGCGCTACCTGAAGCCGGCGTACATGATGAAGGTCGAGCGCTTCGTCCTCGCCCTGTGA
- the mrpl46 gene encoding 39S ribosomal protein L46, mitochondrial isoform X1, with amino-acid sequence MAAPCRRMAGVTLLHFRCFSRAAVGSAGFRQLSSSSVCRVTLQTKSQTEKRPSPWTLMAAVCLQRLPVISADCSPIEQQFRHMMQQMELEKSLLSDHELQLLEDSERISRKQADDYDSDEEDNRGDQEIVLAQDLEDSWEQKLQKFQPGLRVKADVDEDLTSSERCLADPLVLVAEQQVGGDKLWLLPQARWQEGETLRQTAERALHSLPAAGLEATFLGNAPCGLYKYKLPKAARTESAVGTKVFFFKAILSGSGAPAAPSASLLWAKKSELQRYLKPAYMMKVERFVLAL; translated from the exons ATGGCTGCGCCCTGTAGAAGGATGGCTGGTGTAACTCTCTTACATTTTCGGTGCTTTAGCAGGGCAGCAGTTGGGAGCGCTGGGTTTCGTCAGTTGTCCAGCTCTTCTGTGTGTCGGGTGACTTTGCAAACCAAAAGTCAAACGGAAAAACGTCCATCTCCGTGGACTCTGATGGCAGCCGTTTGTCTGCAAAGGCTTCCGGTCATATCAGCGGACTGCAGCCCGATAGAGCAGCAGTTCAGACACATGATGCAGCAG ATGGAGCTAGAGAAAAGCCTGCTGTCGGACCATGAGCTGCAGCTCCTGGAGGACTCTGAGAGGATCAGTCGCAAGCAGGCGGACGATTACGACTCTGACGAGGAGGACAACCGCGGCGACCAGGAGATCGTGTTGGCTCAGGACCTGGAAGACTCTTGGGAGCAGAAGCTTCAAAAGTTCCAGCCCGGgttgagggtcaaag CTGACGTGGATGAGGACTTGACCTCGTCGGAGCGCTGCCTGGCCGACCCGCTGGTCCTCGTGGCCGAGCAGCAGGTCGGCGGCGACAAGCTGTGGCTGCTGCCTCAGGCGCGGTGGCAGGAAGGAGAAACGCTGCGGCAGACGGCCGAGAGAGCCCTGCATTCCCTGCCAG CAGCCGGCCTCGAGGCGACCTTCCTCGGCAACGCCCCCTGTGGACTCTACAAGTACAAATTGCCCAAAGCCGCTCGGACGGAGAGCGCGGTGGGAACAAAGGTGTTCTTCTTCAAAGCCATCCTGTCCGGCAGCGGGGCCCCCGCCGCCCCGAGCGCTTCTCTTCTGTGGGCGAAGAAAAGCGAGCTGCAGCGCTACCTGAAGCCGGCGTACATGATGAAGGTCGAGCGCTTCGTCCTCGCCCTGTGA
- the mrps11 gene encoding 28S ribosomal protein S11, mitochondrial yields MYKLNSVLVGSVNNVCRQLSASFNTIGSSRKVFNGCESVGLLQRTLCTSAVRRQETAASTTSSAKTSRDSSIFPPIIGEESPLRWGGKRFEELPIAHVKATYNNTHIQLTESTGQSMVRTSCGTEGFKNIKKSTPIAAQTAGISAAAKATAKGVKFVRVVVKGLGPGRLSAIKGLTMGGLEVISITDNTPVPHNGCRPRKARRT; encoded by the exons atgtataaatTAAATAGCGTATTAGTTGGTTCTGTGAATAACGTTTGCCGACAGCTGTCTGCCTCCTTCAATACAATCGGAAGCTCTCGCAAAGTGTTCAATGG TTGTGAAAGCGTCGGGTTGTTGCAGAGAACCCTGTGCACCAGTGCAGTGCGGCGTCAGGAGACCGCAGCATCCACCACCAGCTCTGCGAAAACCTCCAGAGACTCCAG CATTTTCCCTCCAATAATTGGCGAGGAGAGTCCACTAAGATGGGGTGGGAAGAGGTTTGAGGAGCTACCAATCGCTCACGTTAAAGCGACATACAACAA cacccacatCCAGCTGACGGAGAGCACGGGGCAGTCCATGGTCAGGACGTCCTGCGGAACCGAGGGCTTCAAGAACATCAAGAAGTCGACGCCCATCGCCGCTCAGACTGCGGGCATCTCGGCCGCCGCG AAAGCCACAGCGAAGGGAGTGAAGTTTGTGCGCGTTGTGGTCAAAGGTCTTGGGCCTGGACGTCTG TCGGCCATCAAAGGCTTGACGATGGGCGGCCTGGAGGTGATATCCATCACAGACAACACGCCCGTGCCGCACAATGGATGCCGGCCGCGCAAAGCCAGGAGGACGTGA
- the pdpr gene encoding pyruvate dehydrogenase phosphatase regulatory subunit, mitochondrial: MCSCVRSSRALSPALSPALLPRLLLLPPPTGYRSAGRRLSTSPHCAAVASGDTQPLPLPAQARVVICGGGIVGSSVAFHLAKLGWADVVLLEQGRLGAGTTRLCAGIVSVAKPISIECQMANYSNSLYQGLEEETGVKTGYVKTGSLCLAQNQDRFLSLKRLASRLKVMGISCNIIKPKEVAKLHPLVNIHDLVGALHLPADAVVSSPDVNHALAVAAAGHGVQILDRTTVQQVLIEKGHVMAVETDRGSIECEYFVNCAGQWAYELGQGSETKVSVPLHGCEHFYLLTKPLQDPLSPNTPVVIDMDGRMYARPWQGGLLSGGFEKNPKPIFTEGRNQLEIQNMQEDWDHFEPMLSALLRRMPSVESAEIHQLVNCPESFTPDMRCLMGEIPSVAGYFVLAGMNSSGLAFAGGAGKYLAEWMTYGYPTANVWPLDIKRFGNLQSSRTFLRHRVMEVMPLLYELKVPRWDFQTGRQLRTSPLYDRLDTQGARWMEKHGFERPKYFVPHGKDLLSLDQSKTFYKPDWFDIVGAEVKCCKEAVCVIDMSSFTKFELSSSNGQALELLQHLCANDLDVPVGHIVHTGMLNERGGYENDCSVARVSKNSYFIVSPTDQQVHCWSWMKKHMPNDPHLHLEDVSWKYTALNLIGPRAMDVLAELSYVSMTPDHFPSMFCKEMSVGYANGIRVMSMTHTGEPGFMLYIPIEYALHVYNEVMSVGQKYGIRNAGYYALRSLRIEKFFAFWGQDLDAFTTPLECGREFRVKFDTDTEFLGRDALLQQRQDGVSRRFVMLVLEDHDTELDLWPWWGEPIYRNGLLAGTTTSSAYSYTLERHVCLGFVSPPPGPEGLPTAITPDFINRGDYEVDIAGQRYPAKAKLYPFSSLFTQQKRRKEDMEFSNLQGK, encoded by the exons ATGTGCAGCTGCGTGCGGAGCTCCAGGGCTCTGTCCCCGGCTCTGTCCCCGGCTCTGCTccccaggctgctgctgctgccgcctccGACCGGCTACAGGTCGGCGGGCCGGCGGCTCTCCACCTCCCCGCACTGCGCGGCTGTGGCCAGCGGAGACACGCAGCCGCTCCCGCTGCCCGCCCAGGCCCGCGTGGTGATCTGCGGGGGAGGTATCGTGGGCTCGTCCGTAGCCTTCCACCTCGCCAAACTGGGCTGGGCCGATGTGGTGCTGCTGGAGCAGGGCAG GCTCGGTGCAGGAACGACCCGGCTGTGTGCTGGCATTGTCAGCGTTGCCAAGCCTATTTCCATCGAGTGTCAAATGGCAAACTACTCCAATAGTCTTTATCagggcctggaggaggagactggAGTCAAAACAG gttaCGTGAAGACGGGGTCTCTTTGTTTGGCTCAAAATCAAGATCGCTTCCTGTCTCTGAAGCGCTTGGCATCCCGACTGAA GGTCATGGGGATCAGCTGTAACATCATTAAGCCCAAGGAGGTGGCCAAACTCCACCCTCTTGTTAACATTCATGACCTGGTGGGGGCACTCCACCTCCCAGCAGACGCCGTGGTGTCTTCACCTGATGTGAACCATGCCCtggctgtggctgctgctggACATG GGGTTCAGATCCTGGATAGAACCACAGTCCAGCAGGTCCTGATAGAGAAGGGTCATGTGATGGCGGTGGAGACCGATCGAGGCTCCATCGAGTGTGAATATTTTGTCAACTGTGCTGGACAG TGGGCTTACGAGCTGGGCCAGGGGAGTGAGACCAAGGTGTCGGTTCCTCTTCACGGCTGTGAACACTTTTACCTCCTCACCAAACCGCTCCAGGACCCCCTTTCACCCAACACGCCAG TTGTGATCGATATGGACGGCAGGATGTACGCACGGCCGTGGCAGGGCGGCCTTCTGTCGGGGGGCTTTGAGAAGAACCCCAAACCCATCTTCACCGAGGGCCGCAACCAGCTGGAGATCCAAAACATGCAGGAGGACTGGGACCACTTTG AGCCGATGCTTAGTGCCCTGCTGAGGAGGATGCCCAGTGTTGAATCGGCTGAGATCCATCAGCTGGTCAACTGTCCGGAGTCCTTCACCCCCGATATGCGCTGCCTGATGGGAGAGATTCCCAGTGTGGCTGGATACTTTGTGCTGGCTGGGATGAATTCGTCTGGTCTGGCCTTTGCTGGAGGAGCTGGCAA GTACCTGGCAGAGTGGATGACCTACGGCTACCCCACCGCCAATGTGTGGCCACTGGACATCAAGCGCTTCGGCAACCTGCAGAGCAGCCGAACCTTCCTGCGACACAGAGTGATGGAGGTCATGC CCCTGCTGTACGAACTCAAGGTTCCGCGCTGGGACTTCCAGACTGGCCGCCAGCTGCGGACCAGCCCTCTGTACGACCGCCTGGACACCCAGGGAGCTCGCTGGATGGAAAAACACGGTTTTGAAAGGCCCAAATACTTTGTTCCTCATGGAAAAG atttgCTGTCTTTGGACCAAAGCAAGACTTTCTACAAGCCGGATTGGTTTGACATCGTTGGAGCAGAAGTGAAATGCTGCAAAGAGGCCGTGTGTGTCATCGACATGTCCTCCTTCACCAAGTTTGAGCTGAGT TCATCGAATGGccaggcgctggagctgctgcagcatctgTGTGCCAACGACCTGGATGTCCCCGTTGGACATATCGTCCACACCGGCATGCTGAATGAGAGGGGAGGTTACGAGAATGACTGCAGCGTCGCCCGCGTCAGCAAGAACAG CTACTTTATCGTCTCTCCGACGGACCAGCAAGTCCACTGTTGGTCCTGGATGAAGAAACACATGCCCAATGACCCACACCTCCACCTAGAGGATGTCAGCTGGAAGTACACTG CTTTAAATCTGATTGGACCACGTGCAATGGATGTTCTGGCTGAGCTGTCCTATGTTTCCATGACACCTGACCATTTTCCCTCCATGTTCTGTAAG gagATGAGCGTCGGCTATGCCAATGGGATCCGAGTGATGAGTATGACCCACACTGGAGAGCCAGGCTTCATGCTCTACATACCCATCGAG TACGCACTGCACGTGTACAACGAGGTCATGTCGGTGGGTCAGAAGTACGGGATCCGCAACGCAGGGTACTACGCGCTGCGCAGCCTGCGCATCGAGAAGTTCTTTGCCTTCTGGGGTCAGGACCTGGACGCCTTCACCACCCCGCTGGAGTGCGGACGAGAGTTTAGGGTGAAATTTGACACG GACACGGAGTTCCTCGGCCGCGAtgcgctgctgcagcagcgccAGGACGGCGTGTCCCGGCGATTCGTCATGCTGGTCCTGGAGGACCACGACACGGAGCTGGACCTGTGGCCGTGGTGGGGCGAGCCCATCTACCGCAACGGCCTGCTGGCCGggaccaccaccagcagcgccTACAGCTACACCCTGGAGCGCCACGTCTGCCTCGGCTTCGTGTCGCCGCCGCCGGGCCCCGAGGGGCTGCCCACGGCCATCACCCCGGACTTCATCAACCGCGGCGACTATGAGGTGGACATCGCCGGCCAGCGCTACCCGGCCAAAGCCAAACTCTACCCCTTCAGCTCGCTCTTCACCCAGCAAAAGCGCCGCAAGGAGGACATGGAGTTCAGCAACCTCCAGGGGAAGTGA